A single Aminobacterium mobile DSM 12262 DNA region contains:
- a CDS encoding dihydrolipoyl dehydrogenase family protein: MYDVIVLGGGPGGNKAAELAAKNGLKTAMIEKDRLGGTCLNRGCIPTKAYYARIVGGHGSVEDMWAHKEQIVGKLQEGISTLMRMSGVDVVHGTGTLQHVEGTKVVKVQTSDGERLIEGKHLIIATGARSLAMAFEGSDLPEAITGDYAVMYPELWKYPECGNIKSVAVIGAGVIAVELAVLLRRMGREVTILKHSDQVLRRSDKDIKKKLIQSLKKMKIKMVDYFTPEKAVREEGHIALYGTTPKGAEKIICDRFLLASSMVPILDGYGLETSGINYSKKGITVDKHMQTNIPDVYAIGDVTGGMMLAHLAEYHALAAIEHILGREYIINPDHVPWCVFTDPEIAVAGITEDEAEARNIPIKTARAYFLGNGMAQALNETDGFIKVIASKENGQILGVHIAGPEASSLIGEAALAVAQGMTARDVARTIHPHPTLTECFKDALFRLEE; this comes from the coding sequence CTTGGTGGAACATGCCTCAACAGAGGCTGCATACCCACAAAAGCCTATTATGCTCGCATTGTTGGTGGGCACGGATCTGTTGAAGACATGTGGGCTCATAAAGAACAGATTGTAGGGAAGTTGCAGGAAGGGATCTCTACCCTTATGCGTATGTCTGGCGTGGATGTAGTCCACGGAACAGGTACGCTACAGCACGTTGAAGGAACAAAGGTCGTAAAGGTTCAGACATCAGATGGGGAACGCCTTATAGAAGGGAAACATCTTATTATAGCTACCGGAGCCAGATCTCTGGCTATGGCCTTCGAGGGCAGCGATTTACCGGAAGCTATTACTGGAGATTATGCTGTAATGTATCCTGAACTTTGGAAATATCCTGAATGCGGGAATATTAAATCGGTGGCAGTAATAGGAGCTGGCGTTATCGCAGTAGAACTCGCTGTTCTTCTTCGTCGAATGGGACGAGAAGTGACGATATTGAAACATTCTGATCAAGTTTTGCGTCGTTCAGATAAAGACATAAAGAAAAAGCTTATCCAGTCTCTCAAAAAGATGAAGATCAAAATGGTTGATTACTTCACCCCAGAAAAAGCCGTTCGAGAAGAAGGACATATAGCTCTTTATGGAACAACTCCTAAAGGAGCTGAAAAGATTATCTGTGACCGTTTTCTCCTCGCCTCAAGTATGGTTCCTATTCTTGATGGGTACGGCCTTGAGACAAGTGGCATAAACTATTCCAAAAAAGGGATTACCGTGGATAAACATATGCAGACAAACATACCTGATGTTTATGCCATCGGTGATGTAACCGGTGGAATGATGCTGGCCCATCTGGCAGAATATCATGCTTTAGCTGCCATAGAGCACATTCTTGGCCGAGAATATATTATTAATCCAGATCACGTTCCATGGTGTGTTTTTACAGACCCCGAGATTGCTGTAGCTGGCATTACCGAGGATGAAGCTGAGGCACGTAATATCCCTATAAAAACGGCCCGCGCCTATTTCTTAGGAAATGGAATGGCCCAAGCTCTTAATGAGACAGACGGGTTTATCAAAGTCATAGCCTCTAAAGAAAATGGGCAGATTCTCGGTGTTCACATTGCGGGACCTGAAGCTTCCTCTCTCATTGGCGAGGCAGCCTTAGCAGTAGCACAAGGGATGACGGCACGGGATGTAGCCCGAACCATACATCCACATCCAACCCTTACTGAATGCTTTAAAGACGCTCTTTTCCGTCTGGAAGAATAA